The genomic segment CTGACTGCCTATGAAGCTGGTCAAATCGATGGTGTGGACAACGGAGTTCCTGCAGACGATGTTGACCGCCTGGTGAAGTCTGGAGATTTAAAAGTTGAACCGCAAATTGGCACCTATTACTATCGTTTTAATGTTACTAAGAAGCCTTATGACGATCCTAGAGTCCGCCAAGCCTTGGCAATGGCGATTGATCGTAAGAAAATTGTTGATACGGTACAAAAAACAGGTGAAAAGAGCGCGTTTGCCTTTACTCCTTATGGTATCAATGATGCTGACACCAGTAAACAATTTCGTGATGTTGGCGGGGATTATTTCAAAGAAGATCTATCCAAAGCTAAGCAGCTCTTAGCTGATGCTGGGTTCCCAGATGGAAAAGGGTTCCCAGAAATCAAAATTCTATTTAACTCCGATCCCAATCATGAAAAAATTGCAACCATTATCCAAGATATGTGGAGCAAAAATCTCGGAATTAAAGCTACCCTTCGCCCAGAGGAATGGAAAGTTTATCAGGAATCTGAACAAAAACTCAATTATGACGTAGCTCGTGCTGCATGGGTTGGCGACTATTTGGATCCAATGACTTTCTTAGATATGTTTGTCAAAAATGGTGGCAACAACCAAACTGGGTGGGCTAATCCACAATATGATAGTCTTATTGCTGCTGCTAAGAAAAATGCTGATTCCAAGACTCGTATGCAACAATTACATGATGCAGAAAAGATCCTAATGACTGAAATGCCTGTAATGCCAATTAATTTCTATTTAAGCAAATACACTGCTAAATCATATGTCAAAGGTGTCATTCACTCTCCCCTTGGTATGGTAGACTTTAAAACAGCAACTGTAGAGAAATAAGACAAACTAAGGATGCCCTACGAAAATACCGGTAATAGAGGCGGCCGTTGAGTCCTCCTCTATTACCGGTATTTGGCATTTAGAACTAATAATCCATTTTGCCTATTTTTTTACAGTGGACAGAAACATGTCTAACAATTAAAATAAGACTGTCATATAAGGGGGGGATGAAAATTGGTAAAATACTTAATTCAACGTATAGCCTCAGCTTTTTTGGTGCTTTTTCTAGTTATTAGCCTGACGTTCGTTTTAATGCATGCAATTCCCGGGGGCCCTTTCTCATCCGAGAAGGTCTTACCAGATGCGGTTAAGGCTAATATTGAAGAACGATATCATCTTAATGATCCGCTCTCAAAGCAGTACGTAGATTACCTAGTTAATATTTCTCATTTCAATTTGGGTCCGACGTTTCGTTATGCTGGAAGAACCGTTAATGATCTCATTAAGGACGGCATGCCGAAAACAGCGGCAGTCGGACTATTGGCGACTATATTTGGCATTGGAGGAGGCCTCATTTTAGGAACGATAGCAGCCTTAGGTCAGAATAAAACCCCTGATATTATAGCAACTGTGTTTTCTACAATCGGCATCTCAGTACCGAGTTTCGTCCTTGCAACGTTGTTTCAATATTATTTAGGTTTTAAAACCGGTTGGTTTCCCCCGGTAGGCTGGGGTGAATTGAAACAGCTTGTGCTTCCTTCACTCGCCTTAAGTGCCTACCCCATTGCCCAAGTAACACGTTTGATGCGGACAAGCATGTTGGATGTTTTAAGTCAAGATTATATCCGCACTGCTCGTGCCAAAGGTTTATCCGGTTATCTAATTATTACACGACATGCCATGCGCAATGCGCTTTTGCCAGTTATTACGTATTTAGGGCCGTTCTTTGCCTATATTCTAACTGGCAATTTCGTGGTTGAATATGTCTTTAACATACCGGGTATTGGTCAGTTCTTCGTAACCGGTATCAATAATCGTGATTATCCCACAATCATGGGGATTACTATTCTCTTTTGCACACTCTTAGTGGTATTCAATTTGCTGGTGGATATTGCCTATACGTTGGTAGATCCGCGAATCAAACTGACCACGCAGAAGGGGGCGTAATCATGAGCTTATCACCAAGTATGTTTGAACCCGTGAAATCTCAAATTTCTTCGGATGCTATCGCTCGTCCAAGTACGACCCTTTGGCAAGATGCGTGGCGACGTTTTAAGAAAAATTATCTTGCAATGATCGGTCTGGTAGTTCTTGGCCTCCTCGTGCTTTTTTCATTCGGTGGACCATTTTTTTCACAGTTTAATTTCTTTACAAATGACCTCGATAATCTTTTTGCCTCTCCTTCGTGGATCCATCCTTTTGGTACAGATGATCTAGGCAGGGATATAATGACACGGATTATGTATGGGGGAAGAATTTCCTTGGAAATTGGTTTAGTATCAGTCATGATTAATCTGGTACTAGGTGTTTTTTACGGCGGAATTTCTGGTTATTTTGGCGGTAGAGTTGACAACATTATGATGCGTATCATTGATATCATTTATAGTGTCCCAGACTTGCTCTACGTCATATTACTTATGGTAGTTTTGGGGCAAGGCGGCTTGATTAATATCATGATCGTCTTAGGTATTGTTAACTGGATGGCGATGGCTAGAATTGTTCGAGGCCAAATTCTAGCATTGCGTGAACAGGAATATGTTTTGGCTGCCCGTACGCTCGGTGCAAATACCAAGCGTCTGTTGTTAAAACACCTCATCCCGAATACGATTGGTCCAATTATCGTAACAGTTGCTTTGCAAATTCCTGCAGCCATCTTTATGGAGGCATTCCTTAGCTTTATCGGAATAGGTATAATGCCTCCTTTAGCGAGCTGGGGTTCTATGGCGTCTGCGGGTAGGTTAAGTATTCCAGCACATCCCAACGCCTTACTGTTTCCTTCGCTGGCTATTGCCATCACAATGTTAGCTTTTAACTTTGTCGGAGACGGCCTAAGGGACGCCTTTGACCCTAAAATGCGAAAGTAGAGGAGGATGAGATATGGGACATTTGCTAGAAGTAAAAGACTTATGTACCTCCTTCTTTACCTATGCTGGTGAAGTTAAGGCTGTGGATGGTGTAAGCTTCTACTTAGACCAAGGAGAGGCTATAGGTATTGTAGGAGAATCTGGCTGTGGTAAGAGTATTACTGTCCAATCCATAATGCGTTTAATTCCTAACCCTCCCGGTAAAATTATTGGGGGCAGTGTTAATTTTATAGGAGTGGACCTATTAAAGAAAAGTGAGAAACAAATGGAGTCTATCCGTGGAAAAGACATTAGTATGATTTTCCAGGATCCTATGACCTCCCTGAATCCAGTGCTCACGGTTGGGTTACAACTGACGGAGGTTCTTAAACGACATGAAGGGTTAACTGGTAAGGTAGCAAAAGATCGTGCAGTTGAGCTTTTAGAACTCGTGGGAATATCAAATCCCGAAAGCCGTTTAAAACAGTATCCTCATCAGTTTTCCGGTGGTATGCGTCAACGGGTTATGATTGCTCTGGCCTTGGCTTGTAACCCCAAATTGCTCATTGCAGATGAGCCCACGACCGCTTTGGACGTGACGATCCAGGCTCAGATTTTAGAGTTGATGCAAGACCTTAAGAGTAAGATTAATACCTCTATTATCATGATTACCCATGATTTAGGGGTTGTAGCTGGGCTTTGCAGCAGGGTAATTGTTATGTACGGCGGAAAAATAGTTGAAAGTGGCAGCACAAATGATATTTACTATAATCCAAAACATCCCTATACTTGGGGCCTTTTAAAATCAGTCCCTCGCTTGGATGCAGATAAGAACACAAAACTTATCCCTATCCCAGGAACACCTATCGATCTTCTTAATTCTCCAAAAGGATGTAGATTTGCACCTCGTTGTTCTCACTGTATGCGGATTTGCACAGAACAAACACCAGAATATACTCAACTCGGCGAAGGTCACCAAGTGGCTTGTTGGCTACAACATCCTCAGGCTCCTAAAGTAGCTGAGCTGGAAGGGAGAGTGTAGACCATGTCAGTACGTGAAGAATATATCTTAGAAATCAATAATTTGGTCAAACACTTCCCCTTAGATGGCGGTTTGTTTTCCAAGAAACAACAAGTAGTACAGGCTGTTAATGGAATTAGCTTCAAGGTAAAAAGAGGGGAAACCCTAGGGATAGTTGGGGAAAGTGGCTGTGGTAAATCAACGGCCGGAAGGTCAATTATTCGCCTTTATGAACCTACTGCTGGTCAAATCATCTTTGAAGGTAAGGACGTGACTAAGGCTAAAGGGAATGACTTGATGGAGCTTCGTCGCAATATGCAAATGATTTTTCAAGATCCCTATGCTTCGCTAAATCCTCGAATGACTGTGGGGGATATTGTGGCGGAAGCCTTGGATATTCATAAATTAGCTAAAGGGCAGCAACGCACAAATCGGATTTTTGAATTGCTTAAAATTGTAGGGTTAAATCCAGAACATGCCAACCGGTTCCCCCATGAGTTTTCGGGAGGACAACGGCAGAGAATAGGTATTGCTAGAGCTCTGGCAGTTAACCCAAGTTTGATAATTTGCGATGAGCCTATCTCTGCGCTGGATGTATCTATCCAGGCTCAAGTTGTAAATATGTTAGAGGAATTACAAGAAAAGTTGGGGTTAACATATTTGTTTATTGCTCATGACTTATCAATGGTTAAGTATATTTCGCACCGCATTGCGGTCATGTATTTGGGTCGAATTGTTGAGCTTACTAGCAGTAACGATCTTTATATAAATCCAATGCATCCGTATACTCAAGGATTGCTAAGTGCTATTCCTATTCCTGATCCAATTGTAGAAGGAAAACGACAGCGCATTGTACCTACTGGAAGTGTGCCGAGTCCGATCGACCCTCCTTCGGGTTGTTATTTCCGTACCCGATGTCCACATGCTATAGCGGTTTGTGCTGAGGAAGCGCCAGTCTTAAAAGATATGGGTAATAATCACTTAGTTGCGTGTCACCTAGTTTAGGATGAGATATCTATTTCCGAGAAAGATGTCGGCTACGCTCCCGATAAAATGGGTGAGCATAGTCGACGTCTTTCTTTATATGGCTGTGTGTGTTTGCTATATGTAGACAAGAAATGTTACAATTATTTTTGTTAAATAGGTTCCTGATCTAAAGCACTGCCGTCCATTTGATCATTCGACCCTAGGACTTCCTAGGCAGCGTCTATGTTTACTTAAGTTATTTCGCTAACTTGCTTTCTTAGCGATGGAGCTTTTTACATTTAAATTATGAATGAGAATGTGGCAAAATAACGTGATGGGGGAGTTAGATGAAAGGTAAGCTCATTATCATCGAGGCGGGTGATGGAAGTGGAAAGGCTACGCAGACTGAGGAATTATACCGAAGATTAGTATTAGAAAAGTTTCTTGTAAAGAAGATAGAGTTTCCGAATTATACAAGTGAATCTGCCGCTTTAGTTAAGATGTATCTTAAGGGGGAATTTGGTACTAGCCCAGATGAGATAAGTCCGTATGTCGCATCTACATTTTATACTGTAGATCGCTACGCTTCTTTTAAGAAAGAATGGGAAGAGTTTTATAATAGCGGTGGCATTATACTCAGCGATCGCTATACAACCTCTAATATGGTTCATCAAGCTGCAAAAATAGCGGATGAAGCTGAAAGAAATAAATACTTAGACTGGTTATATGATTTTGAATATCGTAAGTTTAGGTTGCCTATTCCAGATTGTGTAATTTTTCTTGACATGCCTCCAGAGGTTAGTTTTGGTCTTATCTCTAAGAGGGCTAATAAATCTTCTGATATTCAGAGAGATATTCATGAGGCTGATGAACAATATCTTATCAAATCGTACAATAACGCAAATTGGATTGCGAGTAAGTATCATTGGCATAAAGTAGAGTGTGTAAGTAATAGCCGCCTTAAAACGATCCAGGAAATTCATGATGAAGTTTACAGGCTGGTCAGTGCCGAGTTGTTAAGGCCGCAAGAATATTAAATTGATTTAACGGGAGTCCTATTGAGGGGTACTCCCGTTTTTAAATATTATAAACATGGTAAGAAACGTGATATCATTATGACGTATTCACAAGCTATTAAATTACCATTGACGAAAAGATACTTAAATTGTAGAATTGTACGTACTGTGGGTATCGTGAAAGAAAAAGTGTCTAGCCTCTATACAGGCAGATTATATATTGGGGCAGAAGCTTATTGATGAGGGGGAAAAGTGATGAGTCAAGAACTCTTACTTCAAGTAAAGGATCTTAGAACTCACTTCTACACAGAAGCTGGCGTTGTAAAGGCGGTCGACGGAGTTAATCTCGAGATCAATAAAGGGGAAACTCTCGGTGTTGTAGGAGAATCTGGGTCAGGAAAAAGTATTACAGCCATGTCGATTATGCGTCTCATTCCTGTACCTCCCGGGAAAATTGTAAGCGGGGAAATAATCTTTAATGGTAAAGATCTGCTCAAAACGTCAGAATCTGAAATGATGAAGATCCGCGGTAATGAAATTGCTATGATTTTTCAGGATCCGATGACTTCCTTGAATCCCGTGCTTACGGTTGGGGATCAAATCATGGAAGCTATAGTACTTCATCAGAATGTCGGACGCTCAGAGGCTAAGAAAAAGGCCATTGAGATGTTGAAAAAGGTAGGTATTCCTGAGGCTGAAAGTCGCGTCAAGAATTACCCCCACCAATTTAGTGGTGGTATGAGGCAACGTGTCATGATCGCCATGGCTTTGTCATGCAATCCGAAACTACTCGTGGCTGACGAGCCAACCACTGCACTTGATGTGACGATACAAGCACAGATTTTAGACTTAATGAACAACCTGAAAAAGGATTTTGGTACGGCAATAATGTTGATTACCCACGATCTAGGGGTTGTCGCTGAATTATGTCAAAAGGTTTTAGTTATGTATGCTGGAAACACGGTTGAATACACGGACGCTAAGTCATTGTTTGCAATGCCCAAACATCCGTATACTTGGGGTTTGCTAGGGTCGTTACCTAAACTTGAAGAGTCTGAAAAACAACGTCTAGAACCGATTGAAGGGCAGCCACCTGATTTGCGCCATTTACCACAGGGCTGTAATTTCGCACCGCGGTGTAAACACAAGAAGCCCCTTTGCGAACAGCAAAAACCAGCCCTGCATGAGATTGAACCTGGCCATTTCGTCAGTTGCCTCTTATATGGAGAAGGGGGTAACAGGAATGACTGAAACTAAAAGCAAGACGGAAACGTTATTAAAAGTAGAAAATCTGCAAAAGTATTTCCCGATTCGAAAGGGAATTGTTGTTCAAAAGCACGTAGGGGATGTTAAAGCTGTTGATCGGGTATCCTTCGATATTCGACGTGGGGAGACGCTCGGCATGGTTGGGGAAAGTGGGTGTGGAAAATCAACGATTGGTCGAACGATCTTAAGATTACTTGAACCAACTGCTGGAAAAGTAATCTTTGAAGGAAAGGTTCTTAATGATCTGTCTGGTGAAGAAATGCGCAAAATGCGTAGTCAAATGCAAATGATTTTCCAAGACCCCTATGCCTCTTTGAATCCTCGAATGAGGGTCGGGGACATCATTGGAGAACCCATTCTGATCCATGGGACTTCCAATCGTGCTGAACGTGAGAAAAGGGTTCGTAAACTTTTAGATGTTGTTGGCTTAAGTCCTTACCATGGAGCACGCTACCCGCACGAATTCTCGGGTGGCCAACGTCAACGGATTGGAATTGCCAGGGCCTTGTCTGTTAACCCAAAGCTCATAGTTTGCGATGAACCTGTGTCTGCCTTGGACGTGTCGATCCAAGCTCAGGTTATTAACTTATTGGAAGATTTGCAGCGTGAGTTTGATTTGACATATCTATTTATTGCTCATGATTTATCAGTAGTTAAACATATAAGTAATCGGATTGTGGTTATGTACTTGGGTAAAATGGTAGAACTCACAGATTCTGATGAACTTTACAATAATCCACAACATCCTTATACGATAGCACTGTTATCAGCAATCCCAGTTCCGGATCCGACGGTTAAGAAAGATCGCATTATCCTGAAGGGGGATGTTCCAAGCCCAGTTAATCCCCCTTCAGGTTGCCGTTTTCATACTCGTTGCCCAAAAGCGCAAGGGATTTGCAAGGAGCAGGATCCAGAGTTTAGAGATATAGGTGCTGGTCATTTCGTGGCCTGTCACTTGGTAAAGTAATCTAAAGTAATATAATATAAGAGGATTGGTAAATAGGCTTTACCAATCCTCTTATATTATATTACTTTAGATTATACCCATAAAAAAGCAATTTCCAAGATTGTGTTTGTACTCAAGTTTGTGTAATGCGTGAGTGATTTTATAACAATAAAAACCACAACATAGTGTGGTTTAAAACTTCGTTATGGTGCGCCCGGCGGGATTTGAACCTGCGACCTCCGGCTTCGGAAACCGTCACTCTATCCACTGAGCTACGAGCGCATATCTTATTAAGAACACTTCAATACTTTACTCAAAAAAGTCAACTTTGTCAAGCTTTATCCTCCGACGCCATCCACCACCCTTCATTCTGGCTAGTAAGATTAACGAAACTAAGTCCATAAAGTTGTCTCTTTGATATCTCTGCAGTATAATTCAACAAGGATAACCAACCGACATAATAATTTTGAACGGGGGATTTTATTGCGCTGGAGACGTTTTCGTGAATATTTTACGTGGCAATTACTGAAGCATTTTATGGGGATTATTATAGGTGCTACTATCGTGAGCACTAGTATTAATACTCTAATTATTCCGAATCAAATCGCTGATGGCGGGGTCACAGGAATCGCTATTATTTTGCATTATTTATTTCATTGGCCAGTGAGTTGGGCTGTCTTTCTGTTGAACCTACCGCTCTTTATCTTGGGACTTCGATTGGTAGGACGAAATTTCTTAATTCTAAGTGTCGTTGGTGTTGGCGTGCTCTCAGCCACCCTTACCCTAACAACGCATCTTCCGGTTTTGACCCATGATACGTTACTGGCGGCAATATCTGGAGGGGTCTTGTCAGGAATTGGCATGGGTATTATTTTTCGTTCTAGGGGTTCGCTTGGTGGCACAGATATTTTAGCTGTCTTGTTTGCTAGAACAACTCCTTTCAGTGTAGGACAAATATTATTGGGAATTGACGGGATTATTTTTCTAGTGGTTGCCGTTTTGTTTCGACCTGAAATGGCTATGTACGCCATGATTTATATGTTTATTGCTACCCGTGTTGTAGATCTTGTACAGGAAGGTCTTAGTCACTCGAAGTCAGTTATGGTGGTTACCACCCAGCCCCAGGGAATTGCTGAGGAGATTATGGCAAAGCTTGAAAGAGGGGTTACACTTTTTCAAGCAACCGGGGCTTTCTCGGGTGAGGCTAAACAAGTTGTTTATTGCGTCATAAACCGTACGGAGCTGTCCCAATTCAAAGAAATTGTTCGTGATCAAGATCCTAAGGCCTTTGTTGCTATTTCTGAGGTGCCAGAAGTGGTGGGAGAAGGATTCTCATCCTGGAAAGGTCATTGAAAAACTCCTAATCACATCAAAAAGGAAGAGGCTGACTTTAGGCCAGATGCTTTTGGGGAAAATGCTTCTAGAGCCAACGGGAACGAGGGATAGAATTGTCAAAACGGAGCAAGCTCAGTCAAAAAAGACGTAGGAAGATTACACTTTTGATCTTATCATCAATTATTTTAATCCTTGCCGCGGGACCATTCATCTTGCGCATGGGGAGTTTGTATCAAGCAGAAAGTGTCTATGATGTGCAGACGGTAAAAGAGGAATTACAATGGTTGGAAGTGCATGCAGGTATATTAAACAAACTTGGAATGGTCAGGGATACGGAATTATGGCTTGCACTCAACCTTGGAAAGCAGGATTTAGAGTCTAGACTGGTATATGAAGACGAAAAGCATCGCTTTTGGTTGTTTTTGCTCAAATTGCAAGAGGGAAAAACGACAGAAGCTCAAAAAATTATAGATTCGCTAGGTAATACACCACTAAGTTACTTGGAGCAAGCGTTAATGTCATTGTCTAAGGGAGATGCAGTTGAATCCCGCCGTTTATTGACAAAGACAGACGTGAAATGGGAAACACTACGACGCCAGGAGCAGACTCTAAGGCATTTGACACTGGCTCAAGCGGCAATGATCACGGGTGATTATCAGTCAACACAGCTTGAGCTTGAAATGGCGCAAAGCATGGAACCCAATAACCCAGCTTGCCTTTCGGTATCCTTTGATTTAGCCATCGGGGAAGGGAAATGGGCAAAAGCGATAGAATTAAGTCATTCTATCGCTAGTCAATCTTGGCGGCCAAAGAATGTTTTGTTTGAAACGCAAAAAGCTATTCTTGCGATTCATGAAGGTAACATTAAGGAGTTGTCAGATAGCCTAGTCTCTCTCAAAGAATTTCCTCGAGGAGAGGCCTATATCAATTATGTGAACGGAATACAAGCTCTAAAGAAAGGTCAGTTAGAAGAGGGTAAAAGTTCCCTTGATCGTGCACTAAAAGGTGGGTTTGACGGAGGAATAAAAGCGGATGCTCAAAAAGCACTGGAGCAGATCAAAGAACGACAAAATGCGGATAATGGCTTACGTGCGCTTGCGGCCGCGAACGTTGAATAGTTGTTGGTTATTGAGCAGGGGCGAGAGGCTTTTCAGTTAGGTTACTTTCAGGTGGCCATGTACTACTTGCCTGAGAGAGTAATTGTCCGACCGGAATTAGGGTGTGTCCCTTGGTTTTAAGGTTTTGAATGACGGTGGGCAAGGCCTGAACGGTATCTGGGGCTGAATCAGACGCGTGAAACAAAATTATGTCTCCAGATTTTGCACCACCACCGGAGCGGATACCGTTAATTACATTATTTATGACAGCACTAGAGCCTGGTCTTTTCCAGTCGAGAGAATCCACACTCCATTGGATGACACGGTAACCGAGCTTATTAGCTGTGGCGATAACCTTATTATCATAAGCCCCATTGGGTGCACGGATTAACCTTACTTTCTGACCTGTGATTTTTTCGAGGACTTGTTGGGCAGTGGAGATTTCGTGCTCTATTTCGCTTGCCGCCAAAGTATTGAGATCGATATGACGGTTTCCGTGCGATCCAATTTCATGCCCTTCAGTCACCATTCTTTGCACCAAAGTTTGATGTTTGTCTGCCCAAGGACTCGAGAGGAAAAATGTGGCATGAATCCCTTCCTTCTTAAGAATATCCAGTATGGGTTCTGCGGTCTTTTCTCCCCAACTGATATCAAAGGTCAGTCCGATTGCTTGCGTATTGACGGTAGCAGAGTAAATTGGTTTTAATTTTCCAGAAAATACAGAGGTAACATTTTCACGGTAAGCAATTAAAACGAACAACAGGATTCCCCAGAGGGCAATATTACGCCATGATGGACGTTTGAAAATAATAATTCGCATTTGGCATTCCTCCTTGAATAAAAGATATTCGATCAATTGCTAGATCATGAAAGTAAAACAAAAAAACGCCTCTTTTAAGGCGTTGAATTAAATCGTGATTATATCGACTTGATTTGGTAAGAAAATTGCATTTATTAAGTCGGTTCGTACCTCATAGGGATACGAGAAGAGGTATTTGGGAAATTTACTAACGAGAAGTGAAGCGTTTTCCCATCACTAACTGAAACAAATCAATTTTAAATAGTAATTTTAGGAAAAAATGCAGAACAATAAAAGAGACACCGACAAATACGATGAAGCGAATCAAAAAGAAGGCAATGGCAAACACCCACGTGAAAACTTTACCTAAGACTAAGGCAGAGAGATACAGACCCAGAACGAGTATGAGAAGTTTGAGCGCAACCATCCAATAACTTGAAGATTGGGTTGGACGATAAGTATTCAAGGTCAAAACACCCCCTTCTTAAATTTAGATTATCATATTTCGACTTTTATGTCTAGGTTACAAGCTAGTTCGGCCTAAAGTTCTTGTATGCACCATTTGGCGCCTTGTCCCATCATCATTACACCTTCAATTGAATTATGCGCCTCAAAGTTATACTTTCTTATATGCCCAATAAACCAATTCGTGCATATGATGGAGCAGACACGGAGGCGATAATATGTATGATGAGGAATTATCCGCTTGGCGGAACCTTATGGAGAGTGGAACACAGTGTCTTGGAGAAGAACAGTATCTTAAAGCAGAAAAATATTATATGCTAGGCGTTTTAAAGGCGTATCAATTATCCGTTCCGGAAATCATTGCATTTACGTTACGGCTATTAGCTACAGTAAGAGTACGCTTAGGAAATCTGGAGTTTGCTAAAGAGGGTTTTAAAGAAGCGTTAAGTATTTGCGAAGAAATCCAGAATACTAAAGGGATGGCAGAAGCATGGGCGGGGTTAGCAAGTGTTTCGGTTAAAAAAGGAATGTTTAAGGATGCGAGCTGGGAGTATGAACGGTCGATTTCTGTTTATCCGAGCTCATCTCCACAGCTAAGGCTGAGTATGCTCTATGCAGATCTCGGTCAGGTTTATGCAGCTCTTAAAGATTGGACTTCAGCCAAGAGTGCCTATATAAAAGCCCGTGAACTTTGTCGTTTACACGGGTTCCCAAAAGGTGAAGGAGAGTTAGACGTTCTTCTAGGAGAATTGTGCTTTCGCCAAGGGGAAGAAACGGATGCACTTATTAATTTGAAGCATGCTTGTCAGGTTTTTGCACAAATTAATGATATGATCTCTTTGTCAAATACGTTACAATACTTGGCGTTACTCTACTTTGATCAGGATGAAATACAGTTGGCTTTTAATTGTCAACAAAGGGCGGTTGCACTATGCATAAAGTTTAATACTATTAATGTATTTAGTGAAAGCTGCTATTTTTTGGGTAAAATTGAGCAGTTTCTAGAGAACTATGAAGAGGCAAAATATTATCTCGGGTTGTCAATACGGTTTTACCCCGAATACGATTTAGACCTTGCTTTGCGTTATCAAAGCTTAGCGGGTATTTTCTTTCTCTGTATGGATTTAGACAAGGCTGAAACCAATTATTTAATTGCCCTAGATTTCTATGAGAAAGTAGGGGATGACTTGCGAGCTGGAGAGGTATTTGAAGCTTTGGCAGCTCTTAGAGAAATTCGGGAGCGTAAGAAAGGTCCTATGAAAGTGCATAACGAATTAGAAAAATACCATCAAAGTGAGTTCGCTCTGGAAGCTCTGGTTCGTTTGGCAGAGTTGTATGAAAAGAAACGCAATTTCAGGGAAGCCCTAGAATATTACTGGAAGGCTCTTGAAATGGGACGGGATGCTGAATTGACGACTGACTGGATTGAGTCAAGGGTTCAGCGTGTGTCGAAGCGACTTCGTAGAAAAAGTTAATCTCCGGAATATTTCCTAATATTTCAAAAAATTAGCTTTCAAAAAATGGTTACTTCAGTTAGAATAGGATTATAAAAGTTCTCCTATAAGATAAAAGGGATGGGGGTGGAAGTGAACATGCGAGAGGAAGACGCTGTGCTTCTGGAATGCTTGGAAGACGTGTATTACGCCTTTGAAAAGGCCTTAAAGAAGGCTCAAAAAGTACGTTCGATCCATGTCCAAAAATTTGAACGACTCTTCGATGAATTAAGAAGCCAACGTAGGGTTTTTGAAGACATTTCTATCCCGGCTCGACTTATTGTCGAACAATTATTAGAATCCCAATTTAGGGTGGGTCAGGTTGCACTGGAAGCAGAGTATTTGAGACAACCGTTTACTGGGGTTGAAGCCGTTAAGGTTGAAGAATTCGGAATTATTCGCGTGAAACTTGGAGAAGCGGAAATTTCATGGCGAGATGGGA from the Desulfosporosinus sp. Sb-LF genome contains:
- a CDS encoding dipeptide ABC transporter ATP-binding protein, with amino-acid sequence MSVREEYILEINNLVKHFPLDGGLFSKKQQVVQAVNGISFKVKRGETLGIVGESGCGKSTAGRSIIRLYEPTAGQIIFEGKDVTKAKGNDLMELRRNMQMIFQDPYASLNPRMTVGDIVAEALDIHKLAKGQQRTNRIFELLKIVGLNPEHANRFPHEFSGGQRQRIGIARALAVNPSLIICDEPISALDVSIQAQVVNMLEELQEKLGLTYLFIAHDLSMVKYISHRIAVMYLGRIVELTSSNDLYINPMHPYTQGLLSAIPIPDPIVEGKRQRIVPTGSVPSPIDPPSGCYFRTRCPHAIAVCAEEAPVLKDMGNNHLVACHLV
- a CDS encoding thymidylate kinase is translated as MKGKLIIIEAGDGSGKATQTEELYRRLVLEKFLVKKIEFPNYTSESAALVKMYLKGEFGTSPDEISPYVASTFYTVDRYASFKKEWEEFYNSGGIILSDRYTTSNMVHQAAKIADEAERNKYLDWLYDFEYRKFRLPIPDCVIFLDMPPEVSFGLISKRANKSSDIQRDIHEADEQYLIKSYNNANWIASKYHWHKVECVSNSRLKTIQEIHDEVYRLVSAELLRPQEY
- a CDS encoding ABC transporter permease, with the protein product MSLSPSMFEPVKSQISSDAIARPSTTLWQDAWRRFKKNYLAMIGLVVLGLLVLFSFGGPFFSQFNFFTNDLDNLFASPSWIHPFGTDDLGRDIMTRIMYGGRISLEIGLVSVMINLVLGVFYGGISGYFGGRVDNIMMRIIDIIYSVPDLLYVILLMVVLGQGGLINIMIVLGIVNWMAMARIVRGQILALREQEYVLAARTLGANTKRLLLKHLIPNTIGPIIVTVALQIPAAIFMEAFLSFIGIGIMPPLASWGSMASAGRLSIPAHPNALLFPSLAIAITMLAFNFVGDGLRDAFDPKMRK
- a CDS encoding ABC transporter permease, translating into MVKYLIQRIASAFLVLFLVISLTFVLMHAIPGGPFSSEKVLPDAVKANIEERYHLNDPLSKQYVDYLVNISHFNLGPTFRYAGRTVNDLIKDGMPKTAAVGLLATIFGIGGGLILGTIAALGQNKTPDIIATVFSTIGISVPSFVLATLFQYYLGFKTGWFPPVGWGELKQLVLPSLALSAYPIAQVTRLMRTSMLDVLSQDYIRTARAKGLSGYLIITRHAMRNALLPVITYLGPFFAYILTGNFVVEYVFNIPGIGQFFVTGINNRDYPTIMGITILFCTLLVVFNLLVDIAYTLVDPRIKLTTQKGA
- a CDS encoding ABC transporter ATP-binding protein; the protein is MGHLLEVKDLCTSFFTYAGEVKAVDGVSFYLDQGEAIGIVGESGCGKSITVQSIMRLIPNPPGKIIGGSVNFIGVDLLKKSEKQMESIRGKDISMIFQDPMTSLNPVLTVGLQLTEVLKRHEGLTGKVAKDRAVELLELVGISNPESRLKQYPHQFSGGMRQRVMIALALACNPKLLIADEPTTALDVTIQAQILELMQDLKSKINTSIIMITHDLGVVAGLCSRVIVMYGGKIVESGSTNDIYYNPKHPYTWGLLKSVPRLDADKNTKLIPIPGTPIDLLNSPKGCRFAPRCSHCMRICTEQTPEYTQLGEGHQVACWLQHPQAPKVAELEGRV
- a CDS encoding peptide ABC transporter substrate-binding protein, which encodes MFRKNKLGVMILAATLMLSITVTGCGTGGSATPTPAKEMKTSYNSGAEPKTLDPQMSNGIPEAIDEMNLFEGLTRLDKNNVAQPAIAEKIDVSSDGLKYTFHLRDSKFSNGDPLTAEDFKFSWMHAMDPASAAEYAYQVADYIKGGAAYNAKTGKAEDVGIKVIDPKTLEVTLENPTPYFMALTAFPTYYPVDKKVVEANKDWNLKAETFVSNGPFKMKSWAHNDKIVLVKNDNYWDAKSVKLTELTLSLIEDRKAALTAYEAGQIDGVDNGVPADDVDRLVKSGDLKVEPQIGTYYYRFNVTKKPYDDPRVRQALAMAIDRKKIVDTVQKTGEKSAFAFTPYGINDADTSKQFRDVGGDYFKEDLSKAKQLLADAGFPDGKGFPEIKILFNSDPNHEKIATIIQDMWSKNLGIKATLRPEEWKVYQESEQKLNYDVARAAWVGDYLDPMTFLDMFVKNGGNNQTGWANPQYDSLIAAAKKNADSKTRMQQLHDAEKILMTEMPVMPINFYLSKYTAKSYVKGVIHSPLGMVDFKTATVEK